The Oryzias melastigma strain HK-1 linkage group LG3, ASM292280v2, whole genome shotgun sequence genome contains a region encoding:
- the pabpn1l gene encoding embryonic polyadenylate-binding protein 2 isoform X2: MAIKARVQELEMEEQTERMKEEEDRCDAEEMHSGSQPGPFYNMTPEERIDADNRSVYVGNVDYGATADELEIHFNGCGPVNRVTILCDRFSGHPKGFAYIEFSDRSSAQSAVGLHETMFRGRVLKVLPKRTNMPGISTTDRGGHRGSHTRGRGSSHRPPRYQNGFRGRFRYQSTRPQHQAPHPYYQGASGGKRQWGHTEYNDQTSKRYPCLLLITPPSEEVGSGSNGQHYPQQR; this comes from the exons ATGGCCATTAAAGCCAGGGTTCAAGAGTTGGAGATGGAAGAACAGACGGAGAGAATGAAAGAAGAGGAGGACCGATGTGATGCAGAGGAGATGCACAGCGGCTCTCAACCTG GGCCTTTCTACAACATGACTCCTGAAGAGAGGATAGATGCAGACAACAGATCAGTCTATGTGGGGAAT GTGGACTATGGAGCCACTGCAGATGAGCTGGAGATCCATTTCAATGGTTGTGGTCCTGTCAACAGAGTAACGATTCTGTGCGACAGGTTCTCTGGGCATCCTAAAGG TTTTGCCTACATTGAATTCTCCGATCGAAGCTCCGCGCAGAGTGCTGTTGGTCTGCATGAAACAATGTTCAGAGGAAGAGTCCTTAAG GTATTGCCCAAAAGAACCAATATGCCAGGGATTAGCACCACTGACAGGGGAGGACACAGAGGGAGTCACACCAGAGGGAGAGGAAGCAGCCACCGTCCTCCTAGATATCAAAATGGCTTTCGAGGCAGATTTCGGTACCAGTCAACAAGGCCACAGCACCAAGCCCCCCATCCTTATTACCAGGGAGCTTCTGGGGGGAAAAGACAGTGGGGCCACACTGAGTACAACGACCAAACATCAAAGCGCTACCCATGTCTCCTCCTCATCACGCCGCCCTCAGAAGAAGTGGGGTCGGGATCTAACGGACAGCACTACCCACAGCAGCGCTAG
- the trappc2l gene encoding trafficking protein particle complex subunit 2-like protein, whose protein sequence is MAVCIAVIAKENYPLYIRSVATQNELKFHYTVHTSLDVVEEKISSVGKALGDQRELYLGLLYPTEDYKVYGYVTNSKVKFVIVVDSSNTSLRDNEIRSMFRKLHNSFTDVMCNPFYNPGDPIQSKAFNGVVSGMMVQTG, encoded by the exons ATGGCGGTGTGCATAGCAGTGATAGCTAAAGAG AATTACCCGCTGTATATCCGCAGCGTGGCTACTCAAAACGAGCTGAAGTTCCACTACACAGTGCACACTTCTCTAGATGTGGTGGAGGAGAAGATCTCTTCTGTTGGGAAAGCTCTGGGAGACCAAAGGGAACTGTACCTCGGTCTCCTTTACCCAACCGAGGACTATAAAGT TTATGGGTATGTGACCAACTCCAAGGTCAAGTTTGTTATTGTTGTGGACTCATCAAATACATCTTTGCGTGACAATGAAATCAGAAGT ATGTTCAGGAAGTTGCACAACTCTTTTACAGATGTTATGTGTAACCCATTTTACAATCCTGGGGACCCCATTCAGTCCAA GGCCTTCAATGGAGTAGTTTCTGGAATGATGGTTCAAACCGGCTGA
- the pabpn1l gene encoding embryonic polyadenylate-binding protein 2 isoform X1, with protein MADHDMEYRYLEGEAMNENITEDPELMAIKARVQELEMEEQTERMKEEEDRCDAEEMHSGSQPGPFYNMTPEERIDADNRSVYVGNVDYGATADELEIHFNGCGPVNRVTILCDRFSGHPKGFAYIEFSDRSSAQSAVGLHETMFRGRVLKVLPKRTNMPGISTTDRGGHRGSHTRGRGSSHRPPRYQNGFRGRFRYQSTRPQHQAPHPYYQGASGGKRQWGHTEYNDQTSKRYPCLLLITPPSEEVGSGSNGQHYPQQR; from the exons ATGGCTGATCATGATATGGAGTACCGCTACCTCGAGGGCGAGGCCATGAATGAGAACATCACCGAGGACCCG GAACTTATGGCCATTAAAGCCAGGGTTCAAGAGTTGGAGATGGAAGAACAGACGGAGAGAATGAAAGAAGAGGAGGACCGATGTGATGCAGAGGAGATGCACAGCGGCTCTCAACCTG GGCCTTTCTACAACATGACTCCTGAAGAGAGGATAGATGCAGACAACAGATCAGTCTATGTGGGGAAT GTGGACTATGGAGCCACTGCAGATGAGCTGGAGATCCATTTCAATGGTTGTGGTCCTGTCAACAGAGTAACGATTCTGTGCGACAGGTTCTCTGGGCATCCTAAAGG TTTTGCCTACATTGAATTCTCCGATCGAAGCTCCGCGCAGAGTGCTGTTGGTCTGCATGAAACAATGTTCAGAGGAAGAGTCCTTAAG GTATTGCCCAAAAGAACCAATATGCCAGGGATTAGCACCACTGACAGGGGAGGACACAGAGGGAGTCACACCAGAGGGAGAGGAAGCAGCCACCGTCCTCCTAGATATCAAAATGGCTTTCGAGGCAGATTTCGGTACCAGTCAACAAGGCCACAGCACCAAGCCCCCCATCCTTATTACCAGGGAGCTTCTGGGGGGAAAAGACAGTGGGGCCACACTGAGTACAACGACCAAACATCAAAGCGCTACCCATGTCTCCTCCTCATCACGCCGCCCTCAGAAGAAGTGGGGTCGGGATCTAACGGACAGCACTACCCACAGCAGCGCTAG